The Mustelus asterias chromosome 1, sMusAst1.hap1.1, whole genome shotgun sequence genomic interval ACTTGATAGTAGTAAGGCTTCACCATGCCAGCTATTCCCCATCTCGTCCAGCAGTGACACCATAGTAGCTTCTAAATCTAGTGATGATCATCAAATTACACTGAACTGTTCATCTATAAAACAAACCAGAATTATACCTAAAAATATGCTTCGTGCAGAATATTTGAAATGTCAGCGTACTAGTATTGTTGACAAGGAACCCAGCAATCCTGAAGCTTGTCGAAGTACATTTGAAAGTCATAGTATGTGCTCTGCTGCGGTACAGACATCTAGCAATGCATCTGCACCTCCTACAGATCAAGATGAAGTGCATCGCGTTGGCAATTCATATCATACACTGGGAAAGTGTGAAAACAGCGGAACAAAACCAGACTTGCCTCATCAGCAATCAAATACATGGAAGCATAAAAAAATGAATGCAAGTGATGATAAAATGATAACTAGGGAGGACCCATCACAAAATATTGAAATTAATACAGACTTTGGTGATTTCAGTAACCACTGTGACCTGGATACTGGCAAGTCCACCAAAGATCTTTCTGTTGATGGACAATGGCCTATAATTTCTTCAGTGTTTTCTCTTAGTTGTGGTAATAATAACGTTCCAGACAGTGTTCGATGGGATAATGAGCATGAAAGCAATTGTACCTCTGCACAAGAAATCCAAAAAACTAAACTATGTTCTCAGATTCAGGAAAATAGTAAAAGCCTCACAATCCCGCATGAGAGAAAAGAACATACAAGTGAGTCATTAAGTCACAAGAATTATTTGTGTGTGCAGATGTCTAAAAACAGAAACCTCAGTACAACATCAGGCCCGTCAGTGGTAAATGGAAACCCATTTCCGTTATCCAGTGATGTTAACTTCCCTGAGTATCTTTCGTTATTGCCACCATTGGCTTCTTCTATGCCACCGACATCACTTGTTGAGATTCAAGGTAGTTCTGCAAATCAGTTGCAACAGCTTGTTGACAATGTCCATGTTATCAAGGATGCACATAATTCGTATTCCAATGAATTTTCTTTAAATCAGATCGGTGCCATTGTATCTTCAGGACTGTCTTCAACAAGCAGTAATAATACAGCAGTTCAATGTTGCCCACAAATAGATAGTTTTGTACAGAAAATTTCAAGTAATCTACCTAGCACGACTGGGAATCCATTAACTAGTACAACACCAAACTACCAAACTAAATCCTCATTCCCAAAACACACTGCTTTTCCAAATTTATCCTCAGCTGTatcctttaaaaataaatctcttgCAAATGCTTTACCTTTAGCTATTGATGGAGTCGATGAGTCTTCAGTTTCTCACAACTTCAGCGATGCCACTTTAGTTACATCTGCTCCCTCTGTAATGACATCAAATGCTTTTAAACAGCAAATTTCAACTTTTAATCAATTCCCAGTGGCACTTGCAATGGGTTGCAAATCAAATACTAACAATTTAGGGGAATGTTTCTTTCAACAGAATGTttgtccttcctcagaaaagctaCAAGAAAACACACCTACAACTAGTACATCTTCTTTGAAAGTCTGCCACCAACCTAGTTTGCAAAgcaaagtccatttgtttcctttAAGCTGCAATTCGATTGCCAATCCTAAAAATGTTAACTGTACTGATGCCATTGAGAAACTTAAATGTATACCTACTAGCCTTGGCAAAACTGTGCAGCTCCCAGTAAAGGTAACACCTCCATCTACAGCAAAACTACAGAGTATTTCATTGTCAACTTCATCTGTTGTAGACAACCAAAGCAATCATACTAAAGTTCAATTAAAAGATCCGAATAAAATCAGCAAAATTCATCCTTGTATTCATCAAAGTAGATGCTTTCATACAGCAATAGATGATGCATCTACCCAGACTGAAAAGATTGGAGATCCTCAAGATGCTGCTGAAATTGAGAACATTGTATCAAACTCTCCTTGTGAAAATGGTTCTGGAAAAAACAGTGTGGGACAGGGTATGCCAAATCTACTTTTTCCACACATGCAGTCGAAATCAGAAATTACTTTTCCCGGTCTTTCTACATTTCCTTTCTGTTCCACAAACTGCCAAGTTAATCTAGAGAACACACCACCTCCTCACCTGGGCCAAGACACTGACTGTTCTAAACATGAAACAACTTACAAGGTTGTTCCAAGTGGTATTGTGCTTAGAGTACTGAATGCTGCTGATGATTCCAAACAGAAAGCTTCAATTGTAAGTTATCAATCTGTCAACCAGTCACAAAATCTTAAAGTATTGTGTTCCACACCGGTTCCATGTAGCACGACAAGAAAATCCGAAATGCGAGCATTAGTTACAACAAAGAAGCACAAAGTTTGTACCAAACCTGATTCAATAAATTGTCCTTCTAAGGTAAACTGCCAGGAGAAAAGTAATCAAGATCAACTTTCTGTTTCAGTTGACAGACCAAACACATGTAACACTATTTCAGTTAAGACAGTTGCTCGTCAGAAACCTCGACCCTTAAAGCCCCGTACAGCTGAACCTTTGAAACGCAAAAATACTAGAAAAAAAGAGCCTGATCACACAGAGGACGATGTTGCATTAAAAAAGGTAAGAAGGCAAGACCACCTTATTCCTGTTGTTACCACTGATGGTGAGGTATTAAAGACTGCCCGCAATCTGAGGCTCAAACCATTTAGTGAAAGTCAATTAGTAAAATGCCCTCGTCGCAATCAGCCTGTGGTTGTGTTAAACCATCCAGATGTAGATGTTCAAGAGGTAGCTAATGTAATGCAAACGATAGGAAAGTACAGAGGACATGTACTCAAGGTGGTTTTATCTGAGAGAACTGTTATTTCTCTTAATTTAAAGGAAAAACATCGAAGACAGGAATTTGAAAATAGAGGTACATTACTTGACAAGTGGCATAACTGCAAGGTGGTCAGTCCAGTGAAGGAAAGACATATGTTGAAAATGAAGCTAAAGAAGATTCATAAAAACAATTATCAAATAGTCAAAACTGTTCAGAATGAGCATTTGCAGTTTAAATTTCACTGTTGGTTTTGTGGGCGGATGTTTTGTGATCAAGAAGATTGGATTGCTCATGGACAACGTCACTTAGTGGAAGCCACCCGGGACTGGAATGATGTTGCCACCGTTCAAGAAATTACGGAAAGTTAAGCTGCAGTATTGGATAGACAAAGAAAATTAGATCCAGAATGACAGATCAGGGGGATTTCAGACCTTGAGGCTGAAGATTCAGAGTTGGTTTTGTACACGCGTACTCAGAGGAGTTCAAAATGAACAAGGACTCATTCGTTTTGGTTCACTTTTTTGGTTTGAATTCTGTGTTCCTTTTTGACATGTTTGATTTTTTGCAGTGAAAGATTAGTTGACCACAAACTATAGTCCCTTGAGTAAAGTGTGGAGTGAAGCTGTATTGAAAAGGAAACATTATTGTTATTAAAATTGCACAATTGAAAATCTGAATGTTCTAGTGTGATTGTACTATTTGCAAAGATATATTGGGGGAAGTGAGGTTTTCCGATTGATTTAACTTCCACACTGCTAACTTCTACTCTTGTttaaaatttcacatttttcacATGAATAAAACTCACAATTGTGAAGCAAGTGCTATATTGTTTTATTAAAACAGCAAAATGTAATCTTATTAACTCATTTAATGTTCTTGTCAAACGATGGAATGTATAGGAATAGATGATGTGTACAGTATTGTATACCAGTAGACTAAACACTACAGTAAATTGTGCTCAGAAAATTGATACTTTTTGCATATTCATTGTTTGATATTTGTCTTAATAAAGAAAATGAGGTGAAATTTTCACAACTATTTTGAAATTTTGTCTTTCATGAGTGCATGCCTCTCACTATTCAATAATATTTGGGTTCAGTAATAATTGTATTTGAGGTTTCTGCCAGCATAAAGGAGATTAGGAAGCTTTCAAAGTAATTTGATGAGAATTTTTTAAATGAGTGGGCTGCCACATTAAATGCTTTTGTAGCAGTTCCTGAACCCTATGagaaacctcacacttcctccttTCTTAATTAATTTGATGCCATTTCCATGATTGTAATTGGAATGGTTATTTATTTGGTACTAACATGGAACCTGACTAATTTGAATATTTGATTATATGAATTTGTTTTCTTCTTACTCCACTAATCATTTCAAATCATATTTTTCTTCTAGCTGCATGCTTTCCAATTTATTTCTTCCATATCTATTAAAACTAGTCTAATAACTGATGGAATCTACCTGTGGATCTAGCCAGTAAAACTTGAATTCTGTTTAAATGGAATTCTGATCCTAGCGTTGAAGTGATGGGCCCATTCAtgcaatccccacagtgcagaaggacaccactcagcccatcaagtctatgctGACCCTcagaaagagcactctacctagacccactctcctgccctatccctgtaaccctgcgcattgatcattgccaatccaccgaatccatatttgtttggacactaagggacaatttaacatagccaatccacctaatcacacctttggactatgggaggaaatccatgcagacacagggagagcatgcaaactccatacagacaatcgcccgagtccctggcattatgaggcagcagcgctaaccactgtggcatcaCATAATTTACCAGCTGAAGAGCCAGTGGCAATGTTgccaaggccattctgcccccaaAACACAATTTAATGTTAATCAGGTACTTGCCAAAGGGGCCCTCGGGGTCTTCAGGGGTAATTTCCcacctctgacagcagcagccaaCTAGAAACCAGCAGCTCTCCAGTATTGGCGCTGTCACTGGAATTGGTGACCGCTGCTGGTACTGCAGTAGGCCTAGGCTTGCAGATTGTCACGAGAGCCTTGGAAGACAGGGAGATGAGGTGACATTGCGGGGCCCATTGTGgggagccatagagtcatagaagtttacagcatggaaacaggccctttggcccaacttgtccatgccgcccttttttttaaaaacccctaagctaatcccaattgcccgcatttggcccatatccctctatacccatcgtacccatgtaactgtctaaatgttttttaaaagacaaaattgtacccgcctccactactaccttgttccagacactcaccaccctctgaaacaattgcccctctggacacttttgtacctctcccctcccaccttaaacctatgccctctaattttagactcccctatctttgggaaaagatattgactatctagctgatctgtgcccctcattattttatagatctctattagatcacctctcagcctcctacgctccagagaaaaaagtcccagtctatccagcctctccttataactcaatccatcaagtcccggtagcgtcctagtaaatcttttctgcactcttttccagtttaataatatcctttctataatagggtgaccagagttgcacacagtattccaagtgtggccttaccaatgtcttgtacaacttcaacaagacattccaactcttgtattcaatgttctgaccaatgaaaccaagcatgccgaatgccttcttcaccactctgtccacctgtgactccactttcaaggagctatgaacatgtacacaTGGAGGGTAGTTAGTTTAACAGGCAGAAAAGATCATCACGTGTATGGCCCTTGCTGCTGGTGGGTCTCCCCATTGGGCAAGGACTCTCCAAGTAGGAGGGAAGCACCCTGCAGACTGCAAGCATACTCATCAAGGTTCACCTGGTGAGTTGACCACATGGTGCGGACCCTAGCTGCTGACCAGCTTAACTCTGGGGAGCATTAAATCCTGATTTTGTTTAAAAGTCATTGGCAGGGAATGAATGGAAAAGAGCAAAATGGTGATGGATTTGGATATAGCCCTGTAGAAAAACAGCTCACTCTAAGAAGCATCACCTTTTCATTATCAGTTACTTGCATAATGACCATGAGGTACTTTGAGTGAATGATGGTGACGTGCTCCTTAAATCTAAATGGATGTTTATTTTTTATAGATTCTGCTGCACACATTATTAATAATAAACCTTGCATTGTAGGCTTCCAAATGCATTGTTTTGAATTAAACAAATGGGAAATAGGTTTAAGGTTGTCTTATTTGAATAATCAATTTCAAAAGAACTTGGCTAAGGTATATTATGGTGGAATGAACATTGCTGTTGATAAATTTGCCAAACTAAAAACTTCATTTTGATAACAACATGAACAATGAGTTGACTTTTCCAGACACCCACACAATTCTCAATTTTAGTTTGATATTTTAATGTGTACTTTAATGTGCTGCAGAATGGAATTTTTCATTCTCCTAATTTTAATATTCATTGTTGTTGTCAGGAACAAAGTTAACCTGAGCTATTCCATGTGGAAAAGATTTCCTATGTTCTCACATGGGGTCTGGCTATTTGGTTATTTAATTTTATAGATCAGTTTTTTCTTCGATAAATTTATGAAGCAAACAAAGCATTGACTGCTCCTTCACTCAGCCTTTTAGCATTCTGACCCAACATCAGAAAAGTACACTGTGCTATGTGTGTTGTTATctgaagtagaacatagaacatagaacagtacagcacagaacaggcccttcggcccacgatgttgtgccgagctttatctgaaaccaagatcaagctatcccactccctatcatcctggtgtgctccatgtgcctatccaataaccgcttaaatgttcctaaagtgtctgactccactatcactgcaggcagtccattccacaccccaaccactctctgcgtaaagaacctacctctgatatccttcctgtatctcccaccacgaaccctatagttatgcccccttgtaatagctccatccaaccgaggaaatagtctttgaacgttcactctatctatccccttcatcattttataaacctctattaagtctcccctcagcctcctccgttccagagagaacagccctagttccctcaacctttcctcataagacctaccctccaaaccaggcagcatcctggtaaatctcctctgcactctttccagcgcttccacatccttcttatagtgaggtgaccagaactgcacacaatattccaaatgtggtctcaccaaggtcctgtacagttgcagcataaccccactcttaaactccaaccccctgttaataaaagctaacacactataggccttcttcacagctctatccacttgaggggcaaccttcagagatctgtggatatggaccccaagatctctctgttcctccacagtgttcagaaccctacctttgaccctgtaatccacatttaaattagtcctaccaaaatgaatcacctcacatttatcagggttaaactccatttgccatttttcagcccagctttgcatcctatctatgtctctttgcagcctacaacagccctccacctcatccattactccaccaatcttggtgtcatcagcaaatttactgatccacccttcagcccccttctctaagtcattaataaaaatcacaaggagcagaggaccaagcactgatccctgcggcactccgctagcaacctgcctccaatccgaaaattttccatccaccaccaccctccgtcttcgatcagacagccagtttcctatccaatcggccaactttccctctatcccacacctcctcactttcatcataagccgaccatgggggaccttatcaaacgccttactaaaatccatgtatatgacatcaactgccctaccttcatcaacacacttagttacctcctcaaaaaattctatcaaatttgtgaggcacgacttgcccttcacgaatccgtgctgactatcccggattaatctgcatctttctaaatggtcgtaaatcccatctctaaggaccttttccatcaatttaccaaccaccgaagtaagactaaccggtctataattaccagggtcatttctattccctttcttaaacagaggaacaatattcgccattctccagtcctctggcaccatccccgtggacagcgaggacccaaagatcaacgccaaaggctctgcaatctcatctcttgcctcccaaagaatcctaggatacatttcatcaggcccaggggacttatcgaccttcagtttattcaaaactgccaggacatcctccctccgaacatctatttcctccagcctattagcctgtaacaccttctcttcctcaaaaacatggcccctctccttggtgaacactgaagaaaagtattcattcatcacctcgcctatctccactGATTCCATGCacagttcccactactgtccttgaccggccctaacctcaccctggtcattcttttattcctcacataagagtaaaaagccttggggttttccttgatccgccaaggacttctcgtgtcccctcctagctctccaagcccctttttcagctcattccttgctaacttgtaaccctcaatcgagccatctgaaccttgtttcctcatccctacataagcttccctcttccttttcacaagacattccacctctttcgggaaccatggttccctcactcggccatttcctccctgcctgacagggacatacctatcaaggacacccagtatttgttccttgaaaaagttccacttttcattagttcctttccctgacagtttctgttcccaacttatgccccctaattcttgcctaatcgcatcataatgacctctcccccaattgtaaaccttgcctgccgtacggccctatccctctccattgcaataacaaaagacaccgaattgtggtcactatctccaaagtgctctcccacaaccaaatctaacacttggcccagttcatttcccagtaccaaatccaatgtggcctcacctcttgtcggcctatccacagtGAGCACTGAGCAGACTCAGGATGTTTGTATCCCAGTTGGTGCAGGCAGAGGCAGGCAAGCATAACTCAGTGACTGACTGAGTTCCGGAAAAACTCTGAAGTCATGTGGCTGTGGTGGCTTCAAATGTTGCTGTGTTTCTATTCTTGTCTGCATGTTGTACTGCAAAAACTGGATTATAAAATGCACTACCACACAAAGTTAATTATATTTAAGAATTCAGATGAATATCTCATACATATTGAAGATAATAGGAAAAATAATGtggaggcagtggggagggggtgtggaattTAATTTGAGTAATTAGATCCAATGTAGTACCAATGCAGACAGATATACTGAAGAACCTTAACTACTGTATTATAATATTCAGTGCTTGTTCTGTCGCTCAAGCAGTTTTAATGGCCAGTTAATTTTTGTAATTGCAATTTGTGAAGCTTAAACAATATTGgagaatcaactcaaatcaagatACATACAACCAATGCAAAGGGATGAGTTGTATTGATAATCCTGTGAGATAGCCAATCAACTTTGCGACTCCCATGTGtcagaaacaaaaataaatagtttttaaaaagaaGGCTTGATgataaaaactgagattaaaagcagGTGCAGTGCAGAAGGGTTAATGTTAAATATATAGCAGACAGTTTATATAATCAGTGATATGAGATCGCATGACAGCAGAGTCCATTGACGGATTGTTCTATGTGAAGCCTCGTGCTTTACTTTGATTTGTATTTTGTTCGAGGAATGTTTAATAAAAGTTAATAGTTCTGCAGAAAATTCTCTGGGAAGTACTGCTCTGAGGGATTAACATTTActttagttactcttttcctttttatatacttatagaaggttttgctgtttgtttttaaatttcttGCTGGTTTTGTCTCATACTCTACCCTTTTAGTTAGGTCATTCTTTAGATGTTTCTAGAAGATTGTGATTCTTTGGTCTACATTATCTTCACAGCATTGTGAGccctttctttcaatttgacGCAAACCTTAAATTCCTTAATTAACCACAGATGGTGCATCCTTCTGATAGAATTgttctttctcaatggaatacaTCTTTGTTAACATTTATGAAATATCagcttaaatgtctgccactgcttatcTACTGTTTTACCTACTAAACTATTTTCCAAGTCCACTTTAGCCAACTCTGTCTTCAGACCCTTGTAAATGTCTTTATTCAATTTTAAGACACTAGCTTTAGACCTATTGCTCATCCTCAAACTAAATGTGAAATTTTATTATTTTGTGATCACTCTTGCCTCGAGCATACTTTACTATGTGgtcattaatcctgtctcattacccATTACCAGGTCTCatatagcctgctccctggttaaTTACAGAACATATTGTTCTAAGAAACAGTCACAAATACACACTATGAATTCACCCTCCAGGCTATCTTTGACAACTTGATTCATCTAATCTATATGAAGAATAAAATCACCAACAATAATTGCAATGTCTTTCTTACAAACTcccattatttcttgatttatactGTATCCTACAGTGCAGCTACTTTTATGGGGCCTATAAACTACTTCTACCAGTGAATTTCTTCCTTTGTTATTTCTTATCTCTGCCCTTACAGGTCCTACAGGTCTTGTTCTTCtgaaccaagatcatttctcaccaCTCTACTGATCTCATCCTTTATTAGCAGAGCTACCCacatttctattcctttcttcttGTCTTTCCAAAATGTCAATTGAATAATCAGGCTCCAGTGTTGGTCACCTTGCAAGTATATCTCTGTAATGGCAATTATATGATGCTCATTTATTTCTATTTCCGCTATCAATTCATCCATCTTGTTATCAATGCTGCAAACATACAGATAAAGAGCTTCCAATTCTGTCTTTGACTTTATTTGCTGGTGCACTGTTATGTTTATATGCTCTGTGTCTTGTTCTCACACTCTGGTTATTGCTACCCGCCTTTCTATCCTGCACAATTGTTTTCTCTTTCTTTTACATTCACTCACGTGAACCCCCTTCCCCACTGTTTAGTTTAAAGCTCACAATTTGGTCTCTTCCACACTGGAGAGACCAAACACTTTACAGAAAACCTCTGTTCAGACTGCAAGCATGACTCTGAGCTTCCTGTCGCTTGTCATTTCCATTCTCCACCTTGGTCTCAATCTGGCCTTTCAGTCCTGAGCCTACTACAACGTGCTAATGAAGCTCgaggaacagtacctcatcttTCGACTtgacattttacagccttctggactcaacactgcATTCAATAATTTTGGATCATAACCTCTGCCTCCATCTTGTTAGACTTTTTTTACTGGTTTGGTCTTGTCTCACTTCTTCCTTTATCCCTTCATGTTGCATTTGGACTACTCACATCTCATCTAAAACTCCCTGTGTTTCTGTAAGATAACCATTACCACTCTCTGTTGTACCATGAAATctattatttaatctctcctgctctaTTGCAGACCACCCCTTCGTATGCAGCCACTGGGAATAATTTATCAGAATCCACAGATCATGATACTGGGTTCTTCTTTGGCAGTCCTGTAGCGTTTCCTCTGCCCTCTTAGTGGCCAGTTGCCATTGCAGAGCTTGGAATAGAGCACTTGTTTCAGGAGTCTTGTGTCGGGAATTTAGACAATGTGGCCTGTCCATCGCAGCTGGTCGAGCATGACCAATGCCTCGATGCTGAGGATATTGGCCTGGGAGAAGATGCTCACATTGGTAAGCCGATCCTGCCAgtggaattgcaggattttgcagAGGCTGCAATGGTGATgactctccagggatttgagatGTCTGCTGTTCATTGTTcatgtttctgatgcatacaggagggCGGGTCCACGGCTGCTCTATAGACCTTGAGCTTGATGCTGGATTTGAGGTCTTGAACTTTGAACACTCTGTTCCTCAGTTGGTGCTGGATTTCATCATCAATGAAGTATTAATATTGTTTCCATTCTCTAATTCTCACACACTTTATGCATCACACCtgtgttatagaaacataaaaaataggagcaggaggaggccattcagccctttgagtctgccctgccattcattatgatcatggctgatcatccaaccgaatagcctgatcccgccatatccccatatcctttgatccccttcgcctcaagtaccatatctaactgcttcttgaaaacatgcaatgttttggcctcaaccactctctgttgTAGCGAATTcgacaggctgaccactctctgagtgaagaaatttctcctcatctctgtcctaaattgtCTACTCTGTATCTTATGACTGTGCCCCCttgtctggacacccccaccattgggaacatccttcttgcatctaccctgtctagttctgttagaatcttataggtttctatgagatctcccttcatttttctgaattctgtTGCATGCAGTGTGCACTAGGACCCTGCCAATTCCACTCaaccaatgatttgatttgatttgatttattcttgtcacatgtattcgtatacagtgaaaagtatagtttcctgcactatacagagaaagcataccattcatagagaaggaaatgagagagtgcagaatgtagtgttacagtcatagctagggtatagagaaagatcaat includes:
- the znf518b gene encoding uncharacterized protein znf518b — translated: MQLKWLKVLLPKIEDLTGNKSFAYSASEVSMKCGNGRKQTARKTIAIKSYLSAKKQQSKENLRLHEKRTDICEQIGGCRQQINEMLMFCVKCKDVQQFTFAELLEHCQQKHPEDNPVFVCSRCGFTVDDVEQMNVHALSHKMDRTLITELSDSKDDLSFPREVKLHKTRHLKPDTSYCNKCRFSTKDPLLFQKHILRHEEIQYKCGRCDRVCYTRGEFQRHSVQHTGTFPFKCRYCDYGAVRKDYVVKHTKGVHRDIIKNGGSALVLPMRKGHKKKNFSKPKNIIRVKPNKVTQLENSANLSLHDHMANSATLSSNPNGTGQVQDLDIAVLPGIGINGANENKGVDKSIVGHVKHSNCSPIDARKIQLKVLACSKHTVQPGTPLTLVAPAQMVIPSNCLAQLIEIKTVNGKQQLVFKLIPQVSAAGASGMITLPAQEVQHVDTEMAQPQKNSVSNHPPTILTKVGDHNELPCAGPWNEVADGDQNNMGINTKMLFSNPHSSVDVEPMGSNSSTLEHRNKGSPKQNQSVVVEQPKGSEPVETNLICNSQNEAPLASSDILDEETHEVTHYLQQGTLGSKTTVIDLNADTQEILNQIDKESLMFSESKETQRSANSYLACEVAASKGQEAIAKGDQFYVSRINNKGADDIVEDVTSVEATFEKSFVQLPKAVARLPNRRIYLCDSQVLKGKTATKLIESLPNEGSKANTQHYITSSWTPLDSSKASPCQLFPISSSSDTIVASKSSDDHQITLNCSSIKQTRIIPKNMLRAEYLKCQRTSIVDKEPSNPEACRSTFESHSMCSAAVQTSSNASAPPTDQDEVHRVGNSYHTLGKCENSGTKPDLPHQQSNTWKHKKMNASDDKMITREDPSQNIEINTDFGDFSNHCDLDTGKSTKDLSVDGQWPIISSVFSLSCGNNNVPDSVRWDNEHESNCTSAQEIQKTKLCSQIQENSKSLTIPHERKEHTSESLSHKNYLCVQMSKNRNLSTTSGPSVVNGNPFPLSSDVNFPEYLSLLPPLASSMPPTSLVEIQGSSANQLQQLVDNVHVIKDAHNSYSNEFSLNQIGAIVSSGLSSTSSNNTAVQCCPQIDSFVQKISSNLPSTTGNPLTSTTPNYQTKSSFPKHTAFPNLSSAVSFKNKSLANALPLAIDGVDESSVSHNFSDATLVTSAPSVMTSNAFKQQISTFNQFPVALAMGCKSNTNNLGECFFQQNVCPSSEKLQENTPTTSTSSLKVCHQPSLQSKVHLFPLSCNSIANPKNVNCTDAIEKLKCIPTSLGKTVQLPVKVTPPSTAKLQSISLSTSSVVDNQSNHTKVQLKDPNKISKIHPCIHQSRCFHTAIDDASTQTEKIGDPQDAAEIENIVSNSPCENGSGKNSVGQGMPNLLFPHMQSKSEITFPGLSTFPFCSTNCQVNLENTPPPHLGQDTDCSKHETTYKVVPSGIVLRVLNAADDSKQKASIVSYQSVNQSQNLKVLCSTPVPCSTTRKSEMRALVTTKKHKVCTKPDSINCPSKVNCQEKSNQDQLSVSVDRPNTCNTISVKTVARQKPRPLKPRTAEPLKRKNTRKKEPDHTEDDVALKKVRRQDHLIPVVTTDGEVLKTARNLRLKPFSESQLVKCPRRNQPVVVLNHPDVDVQEVANVMQTIGKYRGHVLKVVLSERTVISLNLKEKHRRQEFENRGTLLDKWHNCKVVSPVKERHMLKMKLKKIHKNNYQIVKTVQNEHLQFKFHCWFCGRMFCDQEDWIAHGQRHLVEATRDWNDVATVQEITES